The Heptranchias perlo isolate sHepPer1 chromosome 17, sHepPer1.hap1, whole genome shotgun sequence genome has a segment encoding these proteins:
- the ip6k2b gene encoding inositol hexakisphosphate kinase 2b yields the protein MSPALGAMEVENYAKGVLLEPFVHQVGGHSCVLRFNDKTICKPLIQREHQFYETLPPEMHRFTPQYKGVVSVSFEEDEEGNLCLIAYPLSGDQADLENVDNSECEPKNKLIKWSNKKPVLLENDNYGKERVRQNRKEEKMKSHKLDEEFESKKSEVLFYSIEKKSGKVKHNPWSMKCHQQQLKRMKDNAKHRNQYKFILLENLTCRYEVPCVLDLKMGTRQHGDDASEEKKANQIRKCQQSTSAVIGVRVCGMQVYQLDSGQLMFMNKYHGRKLSVQGFKEALYQFFNNGKYLRRDLFEPVLKKLSELKSVLEKQESYRFYSSSLLIIYDGKESTLDSDSEYSEDLSEESADESAGAYAYSNSGSSMVDVRVIDFAHTTCKYFGEDSVVHEGQDTGYIFGLQNLITIIKEIRDDNNE from the exons ATGAGCCCAGCGCTAGGAGCAATGGAAGTGGAGAACTATGCAAAGGGAGTCCTCCTAGAGCCATTTGTTCACCAGGTTGGAGGGCATTCTTGTGTCCTCCGCTTTAATGACAAGACCATTTGCAAACCCCTCATTCAGCGGGAACACCAGTTTTACGAAACACTGCCTCCAGAGATGCACCGGTTTACACCACAATATAAAG GAGTCGTTTCTGTAAGTTTTGAGGAAGATGAAGAAGGAAATCTATGCTTAATTGCCTACCCATTATCAGGGGACCAAGCCGATTTGGAAAACGTAGATAACTCCGAATGTGAACCTAAAAATAAGCTAATAAAATGGAGTAATAAAAAACCTGTATTACTAGAAAATGACAATTATGGCAAGGAACGGGTCAGGCAAAACAGGAAAGAAGAGAAAATGAAAAG CCATAAACTAGACGAGGAATTTGAATCAAAGAAGTCTGAGGTGTTGTTTTATAGTATCGAGAAGAAGTCGGGGAAGGTAAAGCACAACCCTTGGAGTATGAAGTGTCACCAGCAACAGTTGAAGCGTATGAAGGATAATGCCAAACATAGAAACCAATATA AATTTATTTTACTGGAGAATTTAACCTGCCGGTATGAAGTCCCATGTGTCCTGGACTTGAAAATGGGAACACGACAGCATGGGGACGATGCTTCTGAGGAAAAGAAGGCTAACCAAATCCGTAAATGTCAGCAGAGCACTTCAGCTGTTATCGGTGTCAGAGTCTGTGGGATGCAG GTATATCAACTAGACTCTGGCCAACTCATGTTCATGAACAAGTACCATGGAAGGAAGCTTTCCGTACAAGGGTTTAAAGAAGCACTTTACCAGTTTTTTAATAATGGGAAGTACTTGCGCAGGGACCTGTTTGAACCTGTTCTTAAGAAACTGTCTGAACTCAAATCTGTATTAGAGAAACAGGAGTCGTATCGTTTCTACTCCAGTTCCCTGCTGATCATTTACGACGGCAAGGAGTCTACACTGGATTCCGATTCCGAATACTCGGAAGACCTTTCGGAAGAGTCGGCAGACGAGTCTGCGGGAGCTTATGCTTACTCGAACTCCGGCAGCAGCATGGTTGATGTCCGAGTCATTGACTTCGCTCACACAACGTGCAAGTATTTTGGTGAAGACAGTGTAGTCCACGAAGGACAGGACACTGGCTATATCTTTGGACTTCAAAATTTAATAACTATTATTAAAGAAATAAGAGATGACAACAATGAATAA